One genomic window of Nerophis lumbriciformis linkage group LG29, RoL_Nlum_v2.1, whole genome shotgun sequence includes the following:
- the armc10 gene encoding armadillo repeat-containing protein 10 isoform X1, with protein sequence MGDGAISPKIGNMKALLGIVAGAGASYGLYKLLSGGGFKRYKKSVNWALKGGQPGEGSPRPGSLLAKVSGLDVVCERTDAASGDATHQTPGNLRPEHLKMLLTCLQTSTSPPDRCRLLLTLGNAAAFTVNQNFIREFEGIPVIGGLLSDPAPEVKAHALNALSNLCMNVENQEQLKVYVPQVLELIEMSSVNSDLQLSALRLLTNLSVTDKHQHLLKDSVTLLLSLLVVCNETLQVQTLKVLVNLSSNPDMMDDIVQAQAPASVMLLFDVQTASAVLLRLLTFAGNLKAWRPSAQVAEQLRRKQDCLFRVMLDESSQLHGRLVELLSHPDKELQAQVARVLT encoded by the exons ATGGGCGACGGCGCCATTAGCCCTAAAATTGGCAACATGAAGGCTTTGCTCGGAATAGTCGCCGGAGCTGGAGCTTCTTACGGCTTATACAAACTTCTGAGCGGGGGAGGCTTCAAGAGATACAAGAAAAGTGTCAACTGGGCTTTGAAGGGCGGTCAGCCCGGGGAAGGAAGCCCTCGGCCGGGCAGCCTGCTGGCCAAAGTGTCGGGACTGGACGTCGTCTGCGAGCGGACGGATGCTGCTTCAG GCGACGCCACGCATCAGACCCCGGGCAACCTACGACCGGAGCACCTGAAAATGCTGCTGACGTGTCTTCAAACCAGCACGAGTCCACCTGACAGGTGTCGTCTTTTACTCACATTAGGAAACGCCGCGGCCTTTACCGTGAATCAG AACTTTATTCGTGAGTTTGAAGGGATTCCAGTCATAGGCGGCCTCCTCTCTGACCCTGCACCTGAGGTTAAAGCCCACGCTCTGAATGCTTTGAGTAATCTGTGCATGAACGTGGAAAACCAGGAGCAACTGAAG GTTTATGTGCCACAAGTGCTGGAGTTGATCGAGATGTCTTCGGTGAACTCTGACCTCCAGCTCAGCGCTCTCAGGCTGCTAACGAATCTGTCCGTCACGGACAAACACCAGCACTTGCTCAAGGACTCGGTGACTCTTTTACTCTCGCTGCTCGTGGTGTGCAACGAAACGTTACAG GTTCAGACCTTAAAAGTGCTGGTGAATTTGTCGTCTAATCCGGACATGATGGATGATATTGTTCAGGCTCAG GCCCCAGCTTCCGTCATGCTGCTCTTTGACGTGCAAACCGCCTCGGCGGTGCTCCTGCGGCTGCTGACGTTCGCCGGCAACCTGAAGGCCTGGAGGCCGTCTGCGCAGGTGGCCGAGCAGCTGCGGCGGAAGCAGGACTGCCTCTTCCGGGTGATGCTGGACGAgtcgtcgcagctccacggccgACTGGTTGAGCTGCTGTCACACCCCGACAAGGAGCTCCAAGCACAGGTGGCCCGTGTATTGACAtag
- the armc10 gene encoding armadillo repeat-containing protein 10 isoform X2 encodes MGDGAISPKIGNMKALLGIVAGAGASYGLYKLLSGGGFKRYKKSVNWALKGGQPGEGSPRPGSLLAKVSGLDVVCERTDAASGDATHQTPGNLRPEHLKMLLTCLQTSTSPPDRCRLLLTLGNAAAFTVNQNFIREFEGIPVIGGLLSDPAPEVKAHALNALSNLCMNVENQEQLKVYVPQVLELIEMSSVNSDLQLSALRLLTNLSVTDKHQHLLKDSVTLLLSLLVVCNETLQVQTLKVLVNLSSNPDMMDDIVQAQVALGKGLVPDCPLARDTVKTSTAEQAEDG; translated from the exons ATGGGCGACGGCGCCATTAGCCCTAAAATTGGCAACATGAAGGCTTTGCTCGGAATAGTCGCCGGAGCTGGAGCTTCTTACGGCTTATACAAACTTCTGAGCGGGGGAGGCTTCAAGAGATACAAGAAAAGTGTCAACTGGGCTTTGAAGGGCGGTCAGCCCGGGGAAGGAAGCCCTCGGCCGGGCAGCCTGCTGGCCAAAGTGTCGGGACTGGACGTCGTCTGCGAGCGGACGGATGCTGCTTCAG GCGACGCCACGCATCAGACCCCGGGCAACCTACGACCGGAGCACCTGAAAATGCTGCTGACGTGTCTTCAAACCAGCACGAGTCCACCTGACAGGTGTCGTCTTTTACTCACATTAGGAAACGCCGCGGCCTTTACCGTGAATCAG AACTTTATTCGTGAGTTTGAAGGGATTCCAGTCATAGGCGGCCTCCTCTCTGACCCTGCACCTGAGGTTAAAGCCCACGCTCTGAATGCTTTGAGTAATCTGTGCATGAACGTGGAAAACCAGGAGCAACTGAAG GTTTATGTGCCACAAGTGCTGGAGTTGATCGAGATGTCTTCGGTGAACTCTGACCTCCAGCTCAGCGCTCTCAGGCTGCTAACGAATCTGTCCGTCACGGACAAACACCAGCACTTGCTCAAGGACTCGGTGACTCTTTTACTCTCGCTGCTCGTGGTGTGCAACGAAACGTTACAG GTTCAGACCTTAAAAGTGCTGGTGAATTTGTCGTCTAATCCGGACATGATGGATGATATTGTTCAGGCTCAG gtggcccttggcaaaggcctagtacctgactgccccctggccagggatacggtgaagacctctacggcggagcaggcggaagacggttga
- the LOC133571799 gene encoding uncharacterized protein codes for MAVLFGVLCLLVSTCLGFPSQSASNGRSLKGEDSNHGYVRLLDPRTLNQFDSGAPLDADRDVGGPNVGMPDKWRHSPEREAVQNQIEEKEPHSQHPLDLLIKQHTPDTSVEGISFPHIGHFKRLVESMKNSFLTPGKDLMHFQTAGELLLNEIASGLAMKPTDGSVDHEDNDVLEGPNQKGVGLSPRMQNTEHGKRYPGQKLHPFWSKDRKLPDQTSLSSPNVHSAANASSTKVHSHLSQQNTPSLGSYSKSVNVKPQREPVASWVYMPDGRQKTTGVPVTAKESGVAEVSPVVGQPARGHGWNVQASKTQDPRNGRFQSEKRKPSIYGSSTHKGILRDHSPRPDSSKNLAQETQKPQPNVPQRFGPVQQVGSPSASRKTVPVGKPSGGVGKPSGGVGKPSGGVGKPSGGVIAAPQGAQATTRRTLLNSKRTYQLPLPQWPMVGFQRKLSVFLDPKKKSVHRSRSSYVRSQVTHSSSRYSPH; via the exons ATGGCTGTTCTGTTTGG GGTTCTCTGCTTGCTGGTGTCCACCTGCCTTGGTTTTCCTTCTCAGAGCG cttcCAATGGCCGTTCTCTCAAGGGTGAAGATTCCAACCATGGCTACGTGAGGCTCCTTGATCCTCGCACCCTCAACCAGTTTGATTCCGGAGCTCCTTTGGACGCAGATCGTGACGTGGGCGGTCCGAACGTGGGAATGCCAGACAAGTGGCGCCATAGTCCTGAGAGAGAAGCCGTCCAGAACCAGATAGAGGAGAAGGAACCCCACTCCCAGCATCCGTTGGACCTTCTCATCAAGCAGCACACCCCAGACACGTCAGTGGAGGGCATCAGTTTTCCTCACATCGGCCATTTCAAGCGACTCGTGGAAAGCATGAAGAACTCATTTCTGACTCCTGGGAAGGATTTGATGCATTTCCAGACAGCGGGGGAACTTCTTCTGAATGAAATAGCTTCTGGTCTGGCTATGAAACCTACGGACGGGTCTGTCGACCATGAGGACAATGACGTCTTGGAAGGACCAAACCAAAAGGGTGTTGGActctctcccaggatgcagaacaCAGAACATGGTAAACGTTACCCTGGGCAAAAACTGCACCCGTTTTGGTCCAAAGATCGCAAGCTTCCTGACCAAACCTCATTAAGTAGTCCAAATGTGCACTCTGCAGCCAATGCAAGTTCTACCAAGGTTCATAGCCACCTGTCCCAACAAAACACTCCATCTTTGGGCTCCTACAGCAAAAGTGTCAACGTCAAACCCCAAAGAGAACCTGTAGCCTCATGGGTCTACATGCCAGATGGACGCCAGAAGACCACAGGGGTGCCGGTGACCGCCAAAGAATCTGGAGTCGCAGAAGTCAGCCCTGTGGTAGGCCAACCGGCACGTGGACACGGATGGAACGTCCAAGCAAGCAAGACCCAAGACCCTCGGAACGGACGGTTTCAAAGTGAGAAGCGGAAACCTTCCATTTACGGTTCAAGCACGCATAAAGGTATTCTACGAGATCATTCACCGCGTCCGGATTCCTCCAAGAACCTTGCTCAAGAAACCCAGAAACCGCAACCTAACGTTCCTCAGAGGTTTGGTCCGGTCCAGCAGGTCGGTTCTCCAAGCGCGTCCCGGAAGACTGTCCCCGTGGGTAAACCCTCCGGCGGCGTGGGTAAACCCTCCGGCGGCGTGGGTAAACCCTCCGGCGGCGTGGGTAAACCCTCCGGCGGCGTGATTGCCGCACCGCAAGGCGCTCAAGCCACCACGCGGCGTACACTGCTGAACTCCAAGCGCACCTATCAACTTCCTCTTCCACAATGGCCGATGGTAGGGTTCCAAAGGAAACTTTCTGTGTTCCTGGACCCAAAGAAGAAATCCGTCCACCGGTCCAGAAGCAGCTACGTGAGGAGTCAAGTAACGCACTCCAGCAGTCGCTACTCGCCACACTGA